From one Oncorhynchus masou masou isolate Uvic2021 unplaced genomic scaffold, UVic_Omas_1.1 unplaced_scaffold_5356, whole genome shotgun sequence genomic stretch:
- the LOC135535947 gene encoding LIM domain only protein 7-like, with protein sequence MQFFPLSLTRSQRYGLPVSLIQKALLGPWLQCSLIQKALLGPCWSWDLRKRRRQEKWQEEQERLLQEKYRQDQERLDAEWQQAQEEAGVEGYRQAEVTPDPLPPRCIVGYVVPCVKSSTPNMESSGEMTNGIAGLASPQPALSQPMPPVAHVASNQKKEVVFDGERREEPLLKKGGTWKRRLKWQKEIIGLGTPMVSPSYL encoded by the exons ATGCAGTTCTTTCCCCTCAGCCTCACCAGGAGTCAGCGCTATGGTCTacctg TGTCTCTGATTCAGAAGGCTCTATTGGGTCCTTGGTTGCAGtgctctctgattcagaaggcTCTATTGGGTCCTTG TTGGTCCTGGgacctgaggaagaggaggaggcaggagaagtGGCAGGAGGAGCAGGAGCGCCTCCTACAG GAGAAGTACCGTCAGGACCAGGAGAGGCTGGATGCTGAGTGGCAGCAGGCCCAGGAGGAGGCAGGGGTGGAGGGATACAGGCAGGCTGAGGTGACCCCTGATCCTCTACCACCCAGATGCATCGTGGGATATGTAGTCCCTTGTGTCAAATCATCCACACCGAACATGGAGAGCTCAGGAGAGATGACCAATGGGATCGCTGGCCTTGCCAGTCCTCAGCCAGCCTTGAGCCAGCCCATGCCCCCTGTTGCCCATGTGGCATCCAATCAAAAGAAGGAAGTTGTTTTTGACGGGGAAAGAAGGGAGGAGCCTCTCCTCAAGAAGGGAGGAACCTGGAAGAGGAGACTGAAGTGGCAGAAGGAGATAATTG GTCTGGGGACTCCTATGGTTTCACCCAGCTATCTATAG